From a single Nicotiana tomentosiformis chromosome 2, ASM39032v3, whole genome shotgun sequence genomic region:
- the LOC138905864 gene encoding uncharacterized protein, with product MDVQDLANQFVRLDVSKPSRVLACVVSPSSLYDRIRECQYDDPHLLVLKDTVQHGDARDVTIGDDGVLRMHGRICVPKVDGLRELILEETHSSRYSIHPGAATMYQDLRLLGTNLVQDTLDKVKMIQERLRMAQSRQKSYADRKVRDVAYMVGEKYVGDPSHVLDFNTVQLDGDLSSDVEPVAILDRQVRKLRSKDITSVKVQRRGQPVVEATMETEREMQSRYPHLFETPVELDMKLLFWP from the exons atggatgttcaggacttggccaaccagtttgtcagattggatgtttccaagccgagcagagttttggcttgtgttgtTTCAccatcttctttatatgatcgcatcagagagtgccagtatgatgaccctcatttgcttgtccttaaggacacggttcagcacggtgatgccagagatgttactattggggatgatggagtattgaggatgcatggtcggatttgtgtACCTAAGGTGGATgggctgcgtgagttgattcttgaggagacccACAGTTCAAGGTATtcaattcatccaggtgctgcaacTATGTACCAggacctgag gctattgggtactaacttggtcCAAGATACTTTGGACAAGGTGaagatgattcaggagcggcttcgtatggcgcagtctagacagaagagttatgccgataggaaggtccgtgatgttgcttacatggttggggagaag tatgtcggcgacccgtctcatgttttggatttcaacacagttcagttggatggtgatctgTCTtctgatgtggagccagtggccattttggatcggcaggttcgaaagttgaggtcaaaggacataacttcagtaaaggttcagcggagaggtcagccagttgtgGAGGCTACTatggagaccgagcgggagatgcagagcagatatccacacctatttgagactccag ttgaacttgacatgaaattattgttttggccttaa